Genomic segment of Gasterosteus aculeatus chromosome 4, fGasAcu3.hap1.1, whole genome shotgun sequence:
GTCCAAATGAGAGCCAACGCTTCTTGGTATTTGTGCAACCTTCAAATCAGCCTGTGCTTGCTAATTTGGTTTTTCAGCTTGTTTTGCTGGACGTTTGGCTTTGGAAGGAAATAACATTTCAACCTCTGATAGCAAGAGCTGTACTACGGTAAGTGCTCATTTATTTTGGAATACGGATATTAAACCCGAGGAACATTTCAGAAAACCGACAGACTTTGATTGCATTGATTTCTAAATTTTAGTGCAGTGCttcccaaactttttctgtCGGGCCCCACTTCATTCAaccaaaatgtaacaaaatggtccatgctgaattattaattatcattgaaataacaacattttaaGGGATACTATTAACCGTTAATAGTATCCCTCCACTGGTGGAAATAGTCCTTTCTTGTTTACCACAAAATGCCTATATTTTCATTGGAATTGGACAGTTTACCCCCACTCCAGCCtttttcagtctttttcttttttttaactgataaCTTAAAGATCCAAGTTCAATTAACACAAATATATCTCAAAGAAGTCAACGCAAAGCatacaaactaagttttgactTGAGTTCAAATCTAAAACTTCAGAGCTCTTGAAGAAGTAAGTGGACATAACTAAACAGGGCTGTGTTTTACAGTGCGGTTCGATCCGCTTTCTCTCCACACTGCTCCTTAACATGCAGAGAATAGTTTCCccatgtgggattaataaaggattataaataaaagaataatatACAATTTTTAAAAAGCCCCTCGCGCCCCACCTGTTATACCTCTGCGCCCCACCAGAGGGTcgcgccccacagtttgagaaccactgatctaGTGGAACCACAAGTATCTGAAAGAAAGCGAGTAGAGAAACTCCGCGGTCATGCAGTCAGTGCTCACCGCTGCTCTCTGCGATAATTAGCGAGCGCCTTAACAGGCCTCCTGACCAAATCCATTAGCCTATTTCTCGCTCTCAGACATGCATTAGTGAAAACCAAAGTGAGGCATTACCTCATCTTGAAGTGACGTTATCGTGAGCCTCTCAGACATTCTttatgaaggaaagaaaaaggtgaggAACGACGATGCTGTGTCCCGGGAAATGCTCACAGCCGAGGGCTAAAGCACTGCTAATGAATTACTTAAGTAGatgtcaaatgaataaaaatgagtaGCCCAATCAGCCGGCCTCGTGTCCACAGAGCAGACAGCGATAGCATCGCGGCGCGGATGCACTGTGGCGACGGCGGATGCACTGTGGCTCCTGGCCACGAGATGAGGTGatgttgtgtggaaaataataatcaaacgAGTGCAGTTTGCTGTGAAAAGATAAATCACAGCTGTTTGATACATTAGTGCCTATAGTCTCTATAGCTATTTCTCCCACTCTCCGCCAACCCCACTCTCCATGTATTTTGGCCTGCATTCAGAAGCACAGAGGGCGCCATGACAACAGCTTTATTAATCACATCAATCATCGGTAACACCACGGCGACCAAAGGGAGCTCTAATCGCTTCTCGAGAGCCGACAGTATCTTTTGTGAGGGGCTCGTTCCAGTCCGCATTAACTTGacgcctgtgtttgtgtgcgtttccgTGGGTGTGTGTTGGGGTGGATGGTAGGAAATCTGATTACCTGTCAGGATATTGTTTGTGTGATCCGAGGGCACCGGGGAAAAGAAAGTCCTTGAACTTGTTTGTAACATGTTTCCCTCAAAACTTTGTTACGTCGTGTTCTGTTGCATTAATATCTCTAAACGGGCTGTATGTTCTCCCTTGAGGAATCTCCTGTCTCTCCCCGTATGGATTTTTGTAAACAATACTATTTTATAcaattttaatttgtattagTTTCCTACTAACACCCCTACTAGCACTCAGCAAAGTGATTGCAGAGGAAATGCAGCAACAtcactaaaatagctccaatagGGCAACAAACACaagttagaaaaaacaaacatccagcTTCtagtgaggaaaaaaacataTCATTGACCTACTTGTCAGAGTCTTCTTATGGAATTAGAGTCAGTTACTTCTCTGGTAGCTATTTTGGCTTAAAAGTATTTATTGTAAACCTTCGGCGCCTCACTGCTTTTTACCCCTCATTGGAAAATGACAACAAACCTGATCGGTTAGAATTTCAACTATTTGACCAGATTAGCAATCAGGTCTGAGATCTGATGCACTTAAAAAATGATGACAAGCAGACGTACCACAGGACAGAAAGTATTCAGACGTGCTacttttgattgatttgtttacagCGTTTCTATCCTGGACAGTATTTGTGGTTCCTTAGTGGAGAATCAGCCGTCTCCAGCAGGTCTCCGCATTGCTTTGTCATTCACTGTCATCCTTTATCGGTGTCATCAATCAAACTGTTATTTTCACAAAATATCTCCACACAACACCTTCTCcgcctttccctttttttgtgacattctcccccgtctctccgcGCCTCAACGCTTCGGCTTGAACACAAGCCAGTCCGAGCACACCTGGCGTTCACGGCGCTCCCCCAGACCCCATTTCACAGCAACAACGAACGTTTGCACGATAATATCCGTTTGTGGCGCCGTGATTCCCCGGCAATCGTACAATGCCTCATTAATTAACCATAACATGAAAGGCAGCCCTCAAATCACGCACAGTTTCAGATGAACAGGCAGATGGTTCATGATTTGTTAATGGAGAGGATTACTCGCCGCTTTGACAGATCAATGGCAGTGAGGAGGTGAAATTCCGTCTATTGCTCAGCGCGCGCGCCCACCGTTTTCCAAATGGGGGCTGTTTGTCAGAATGCCACTCTGCTCGGGTGGCGTGtatacagaaaaaaaggaaaggctTGCTTTGAAGCCAAGAGGGTTCGCCTCCCGTGCATGATGAAGAAGATATTGCTTTGTCACATTAAAGCCCAATGGAATCCACCTCGGTGAGAATTACTGCACAAATAAACTGTTGTTCCAGTAATCGGtggatggctttttttttctctctctttgctcaAAGACCCAGAATTCTGCCGGCTGGCGGAGAGGCTGAGGGAAAGCCAAGGCTGCAGGCAGGGCTCCATCAGATAGCTACAAGCTAGTGTTGGCCGGGTAACTGGCACAGTCTCCACACGTGTTTCTttgactcatttcttttttgcccCATGTCCTTGAGATAGGCTACACTAAACTACCcgtgcaggcacacacacacacacacacacacacacacacacacacacacgcacgcacacacactttttccagTTTGCTTTGAGTGTTGAGACGATTAAGTGCAAAAAGAATGATTTCCTTGTTGACACTGTGGAGTCCTTCCGCTTTACATCAGGACCTGgtagctgaacatcagctccatcgccaagaaggctcagcagaggatgttcttcctgaggcagctgaataTATTAAACCTGCCGAAGACAATGACgatgcacttctacacggccatcatcaagtCCATCCTCGGCTCCTCCTTCACCGCCTGGtacactgcagccacagcccAATGTCTAattgtcttattgtccaatgttatgcatTACCCGCCATGTcgaattccttgtatgtccatcATACTTTGGcgataaatgtttctgattcctGACTTGTTTGCCTACATGTTGCTTCTGTGGCTACATTGACAGCAAAGAGGCCGAACACAAACAGAGGCTTCCATGCAGTAGCGGTTTGCATATGGAGGACACCACAAGAAACGACAGGAAATGTAAAGCCTCACAAGCAGTGATGCACTGCTAATGTATCGGACAGTGATAATAGATATGAACCATAGTTGAAAACTGTTTAATgtgatcaaatgtatttttggctGGAGGACCCTGTAAATCATTTTATCCTTGCAGAGCTGCTAGCATGGCTCCagtcacaaacaaacagtaaCAAGATACCGCGAGCGAATCACATGATCTCTGTGGTTCGGGTTATGTTATTGTTTTGCCTGCTTGCCTCACTGCTCGTGGATCTCATGAAGTCTGATCTCTACCCGCACCTCGTTTCTTCGGTGCAGTACACACTCTTGTCTCTCTAAcatcacacaatgacacacaaacacctccttTTATCAGTGCCGCGTTGTATAGTACACAGAGTGAAAGCAGTTCTCCTCTCATTTCTGTCATGTACATACGTCATTACACCGTAAATGACCATGTGCAAGATTTGTTGGGTGCTAAAATAGCCTGACATACAAAAAAACCCAGTTATTTTTGCTGCCGATAAGGCAAGTGGTAGACATGTCGCATCTCCTTTGTCTGAAATGCACGTTTCCCTGCATTGGTGATGaaatttcttcttttctttttctcttctgatTCTGACAGCAGCCATATCTCCTTCCCTTGATTCAACACGTCCCCGTCCCTTCTCCCGCTTGCACGGGCAAACATGCGCTATTGCACGGCACCCTGCAGCTCACACAGCTTCCTTAATAGAGGTCAGCGGGCCTCTTCAGACTCCGGCAGGGCCGTCACCCACCTGATACCGTCCTCAAAGGCGTCCCACTTCACATCATCCCATCGGGTTAATTTGAgccaccgccacggaggaagtccTCAACTTGACGCTAATAAGCGAAGACACTGCGAAATGAatgagaaccttttttttttagtttagccATCACTTTGCATTTCTCGCTTGTGGGAATGTTGAGTGAGGATCCACACTGCGGCCTCAAAATGAATATTCTAAAGTGGATTTTATAAGATTGATGAACGTTTAAAAAATGGAGGGACATTTGAAATTAGGAGTGGTACCCATCTGTACATGGCGCTGACAGTAAAAGTACTACATATGTGctctaaaacctttttttaaatggttgagATAAACATATTGCCATAAAAACATTGCTGCTAGTAGCTCCCTTTTCCTCAGCGCAGTGTTCTCAATAGATTGTACACCATCTTTCCGACAGAGCTTCTTGTAGCCAGTAGTGTACAGCGTTAAACCAACTCTTAGTACTTTATAGGAACCCTGACAGCATCCATTTCCACACGCGTCAGTGTAATCAGATGATCTTAATCCATTCGTAGTGGTTGGGATGTGACAGAATGGCTTTGTTCCCCTCATTACTGTAATGCCGATGGAAACGGAGATTTGGGTAGTAATGAGTTGGATCAACAGTCTGTCACTACTACTAAATTGTTAATTGAGGATTATCCTTTTCAGCGGTTGGAGTTGTATGTATAGAGAcgcattttttttccattctgaCCTGATTTTACAAAGAGCTCACAGCAAGAATCGTGCTTAGAAGGTTTCTGGGACAGAGATTTGAAAGCTATTAGCGCACGCTCTTACCTTTTCCTTACATCGCATCACCTGCGGGCGGTCAtggtgggagggggtggggggggaggggttggcTGTGTTTTGATATAGTTGAGGCGACATCTCCCGGTTCACTATCTCTTGTGTCCAAGAGATGCAAGCTCAGGCAGGGGAGGGACATTTCTGTGCTCGTTTGTATCTCCGCGTGGCTCCCGGAAGGAAAGTGACTttatggtaatggtaaatggcctgtacttgtatagcgcttttctagtcttcgaccactcaaagcgctttaacactacatgacatcattcacccattcatacacggatgacaggagaaccatacacagtgacacctgcccatcagtaactaacattcacacactgtagtcgcagctacaggagccatgttgggttaagtgtcttgcccaaggacacatcgacatgcaggttagtagagcctgggatcgaaccaacaaccctctgattggaggacgatcGTGcttcccactcacccacagtcgcccacttTAGCAGACTACACTACACAATATTTTTAGTCCTATTCTTTTTCTAAGCGTGGAGGCAAATTCCACCGAGAGAAAAAGACATCGGGGCGCTTAAATTTTCACCGATGTCGTTGTAGGATTGGTGGGGGTCGCTCCGTGCGGAATACGGAGCCCAGCGCACTTGCCTCATCTGGGGATTGGACAGATGAGAAGAGAAAGGAAATGTATTAGCTAAACAAATCAGTAGTGCATTTTAGTCTCCAGGAGGAATCCTGGAAGAAGCGTAAATACTCAGAGGCAGTAAGCAGGAGTCCCCGGCCAACTCCAAAGCActagtaaacacacacacagaaaccgcTAGATGTTCATCCGTTGACAGTGGCTATCTGTGGAAGCTGCTTGCACGGTAAATCGGATGAAGTGgagtgtgtgcgtatgtgaAATGGGGGGTGATCTGTTATTCTAGCGATGTGGGGGGGATGTTATTATCGGGATGAGGAGACGACTTACGTGTCCTAGTTCAGTCTCCTCCGAACTTCTTTTCATATGATGAGGGGGAAATGGTCGGGCTGACAACGAAATTAAAGCCACAAAGTCTCTGTGATTGCTAATTAGATTGAATTGATGGTTTGATGGTCGCGACAGTTATGTCTCCGAGTTATGATACTGTTGGGAAAACTGCAAATAATATCATGTCATGATTAAACGGGAGtcacgtctgtattgtttatgTTGATGACATGGAGGACCACATAGTGGTCAGATGTCTCCAGACAATGACAGGAGGTCTGGAACACTCGAACCTCTGTACGTGCGCGACCCTCCCCATGTTTATGAGACCATATCTCAAGCAAAAATGGTGACTCCAGAAAGaagtatgtatgtgtgtcacctctgtctcctgtttgcaaacactaAAAGTCCACGGCATGACATCCACCTTTTGTTTCTTACAGATTGATAAATGATCAAACTTGGGACCGGTGAGCCATTTTGAATATAGTCTCAAGACTTTGCTCTTTGTGCATTCAAATGTAATGCCCAGTGTGTGTTGAAGCAGCCTGCAGACTGCATGGTGCTGTGATAGCTGTGTCTGCCGCCTCAGGCCAACAGTAAAGCACAAGCACTACAGCATTCACGCAAGATAAGGAGCGATTGAGTGTCAAACACGATCCGTGTGGGCTGACGAACTGCACTCTAAAAATTTCACCGTGAATTAACTGTATTTCcacgactccaggccccgaccccggTTCCGGCCCCAGGACTCCAGGCCCTGCCAGTCCCGGCTCCACGACTCCAGGCCCCGGCTCCGACCCCGCCAGTCCCGGCTCCACGACTCCAGGCCCCGGCCCCGACCCCGTCAGTCCCGGCTCCATGACTCCAGGCCccggccccgaccccgccagtcCCGGCTCcacgactccaggccccgaccccggTTCTGGCCCCaggactccaggccccgaccccggCTCCATGACGCCAGGCCCCGGCCCCCGACCCCGCCGGTTCCGGCCC
This window contains:
- the LOC120818492 gene encoding uncharacterized protein LOC120818492; protein product: MEQSRHYLSHSAAPGPDPGSGPRTPGPASPGSTTPGPGSDPASPGSTTPGPGPDPVSPGSMTPGPGPDPASPGSTTPGPDPGSGPRTPGPDPGSMTPGPGPRPRRFRPQRSSLPPLVCSLSD